The sequence TCTTTTTTAGCTCCTGTCTCAGGAAGTTCTTTAGTATTCGACGTTATCAAGATTGCTTCTTTTCTAGCTAGAATTTCTATTGGAAATGCCATTTTATTTTTCTCTTCATCCAATACAAGAGCAGTCAATTGCTTCTTCTCGTTAAGTTTTAATGACGTAACATCGATTTTAATACGCCCTTCCGAATCAGCATGTCCAGCTAAATCAGCATCTGGAAGTTCTGTTGTTCTTGCATTTGTTTGAGGAAATTCACCATCATAGAGTAAAATCGTTGCATTGGGTAGTGTAACACCTCTCAAAAGTTCGTCATCTTCATACAAAGGATCAAAAATGGTCGCTTTTTTGATTTTGTCCTCTGCTTCTTTTGAGTCCGGTGCTCCCGGGTCTATTGGCGAACTCGGATCAATTAGTTTTTTACGGTTTTCAATGGATGCTTCAATCAGCTCTCCGGATGCTTCTTTACTTTCAATATACCCAACAAATGTCTCTGTATCGGGTTTAATCGCATTAACTAACTTCCCTCCGGTAAACCCAGAAAAGCCATCGCCTCCGCCAAATAAAAAGTCATTGATTACGACGAGATATGTTTGACCTGTCTGAATCGGAGTACCGTCTTTTTTATACATATCTTGGACTTTAAAGGGTTGATTTTTATCTTTAGTTGCTACATAAGTATAGGATAATCCAGAAATTTGTAAGAAGTAACGTCCTTCTTCATCGTATTGCTCATTTAGCACTTGTTCAACTTGTGCGCCAGTCATTTCGACTACTTGCATGATATTCCCAAAAGGTTGCACTGCTTGAGCCGCCCCCCACGTAATATCACGATTTTCTCCAACAGCTAAATCAGCACGAATACCACCATTGTTTGTCATAGCAAAATCAGCATCAATTCCTTGAGCCTTAGCCATCGCAACTTGACCATCAGTGATCAGATTACCAAGCGGTGATTCTTTCGACTCATTGACTTCCCGAGTGATTGCCCCATTCTCTTTAGCTGTTCCAATTTTCTTATTCGTAACTTCTGCTACACGTTTTTCAGCATCTTTTACGGTTGTTTCCACTTTTTCATCAAGCTTAGGAGCATCCTTTACACCTGGATCTACTGGTAAAACCTTTGCTTTAGGAACATCGACAAAATCTTTTGTTTCAGGATCAAGTGTTCCTTGTAAGTCGATATAGCCTTTTCCTTGAGCCGTTGACTGAACTACTCTTGTTTTGTTGACTACCCCATTTGTATATTGGTGGTTGTGCGCTGCAAAAAATGCATCTACGCTATTTTCAGGATAGATTTCAGCGACTTTATTCATAATTTCTCCAGCTTCACCGTTCACTTTATTCTCTTTGCTAGTAGCAGGAACATGGGCTAACACAACGATTGCTTTCACTTTTTCTTTCTCTTGTAGTATATTAGAATAATAGGCAATCGTTTCAGCTTCATTTAAAAAGTCATACGCTTCATAATGTTCCTTTAAAACTAAATTAGGAATTTCAGTTGTAACAACGCCGATAAAACCAACTTTTACTTTATTATTTTCTGTTCCCACTTCTTTGATCGTATAAGGTTTCCAACCAAAAGGGATTTCTTCTGTTCCTTTTTTAACGACATTTCCGATTACAATCTCCGTTTTCGATGCCTCTCTTGGATAATCCATTAAAATCCCATACGGATCATTTTTTGGCTTTTCACCAATCATGATTCGGTTAAACTCTTGTAAACCTTCATCAAATTCGTGATTTCCTAAGGTTCCCACAGAAAAATTCATTTGATTCAACACTTTAATCGTCGGCTCATCTTGAAGCAGACCTGAACTTGCTGGACTTGCTCCGACCATATCACCAGCTTGAACACGTATTGTTTGCGCACCTTTGTCAGCGGTTTCAAACTGCTTTTGCGCACGATTCAAATAGCTTGCTAAAAGCGAGGCTGTCCCAGCGTTTGCTGTTTTATTGCCTTCGTCATCAAAAAAAGATCCTGTTGTATTCAAAGCACCATGAAAATCATTGATGCCCAAAATTTGAAAGGGGATCTTCTCTTCTTGTGATTGTTGCTCCACTAACTGATTGCTATTTTCTATATCATTGACCGTTTGTGCATCAGCAAGCTTGCTAGTTCCAACGACACTACCACTAATTCCCCCAATAGTAAATAAAACAGTCAACAAAGAGCTTTGCCACTTTTTCATGTTGATAACTCCTCTTCAATTATTTCCAAACATACTTAGTTAAAGAGTAACAATTTCCTCACACGCTGTCAACACTACATCTCACCTTCATCAACCAATCTCAATCCTTTCAATCCAAAAATAGCCGCCAATAAAAGGAACTGCATCCCTGTAAATAAAAGGATAAATAAGACTTTGTTCACTGACCAATTAAAAAAAATAATTTGTAGTGTCTGGATAGGTTTAGTAAGTAAATGAACACTATGTAAACGATCAAATCGCCCAACAAAAATAGCCAAACTGGATAATACATTCACAATCATAATAAACAAAAACCCTTGCCATTTCTTATTCAAAATATTTCTTTGAAAACATTCATTAAGCGTTGTAAATACTGTTGCCATCCCTAAAAGACCATATACACAGATTCCAACCGTCAATAAACTAAAAGAAAACCATGCAGACAATGACTGGCCGAAAATTTGATTCATCCCCTGATAAATAGATAAATTCTCTAAATGAAAAAAGTCTGTGAACAGATACGGTGCATTGGGATAGAATAATAACCATAATATTCCTAATAGAAGAAACAATTGATTGTTCACTTTCTTATAATGAAAACTAAGTTCAAGTGGAATATAACCTAACAAGACATTCAATGCCATAAAATGATAATTTCTAGCAACAAATAGCATATAGAAGCAATACACTACAGTTGCTATTCGTATTGACCAACGATATATTTGAACCAAACTTTTCACCGTCCTTTTTTATCTAGTGTATCATAAAGAAAATTTTTTCTAAAATTTTCTTGAAAACTTGTCATTCTACCATTTTATGCTAGACTAAGTTATAGAAAAATTTCCGGGAGGAATGATTTTGAAAAAATTAATTGCAATCGACTTAGATGGAACAACTTTAAATGGACAGTCACTAATTAGTGAAACAACTGAAAAAGCATTAAAAAATGCTATGAAACATGGTCACTATGTCAGTATCGTTACAGGACGTCCCTATCGAATGAGCGGTCAGTTTTATCGCCAATTAGATTTAGCAACGCCAATGGTCAATTTTAATGGCGCTCTTGTTCACATGCCTGAAAAACAATGGGCAGATGAAAAGGAAACAGGAATCCAACGAGACTTAGTTTTTGATATTTTAGCGCAAAAAAAAGCGCTGAACCTTGATTTTGTCGCTGCTGAAAATAAAGAGACATTTTATATCGATAGTTTAGATTACTTTGATTCCGCATTCTTTGCCTCAGAAGCTACACCAAGTAATCTTTTAACTGCTAAAAATTTGATTACGGATCCTACTTCTATGATGGTTCGAACTTCAAAAGATCAAGCAGCTTTCGTTTCAGACTCGTTAATGAAGCAATACGGAGATTATGTAGACGTTAGGACTTGGGGCGGCCCAACACCTATTTTAGAAATCGTCTCCAAAGGGATACAAAAAGCCAAAGGCGTGGAACAAGTCGCTAAATATCTAGATGTGAAACGTTCGGATATCATCGCGTTTGGTGATGAACATAACGATGAAGAAATGCTGGATTATGTTGGCTGGGGAGTTGCTATGAAAAATGCGACTGACAAAATCAAAGCTGTCGCAAATGATGTTACTGAAAAAACCAATGATGAAGATGGCTTAGCTGATTATTTAGAACAATATTTAGAGTTAAATAAGCAATAAATTTAATGACTAGAACACAACCCATACGGCTTTGTGTTCTAGTCATTTTGATTTTTCACCTTTGACAAAATCAAAAGCTCTTGCTAAAATAAGAACGTACGTTCGATTTTTTAGGAATGAGGGATTAGATTGGATTTGTCTAGAAAAATAGAGATTCTTGCTGAATCAGCAAAATATGATGTTTCATGTTCCAGTAGCGGTGTTATGAATAATACACGACAAGGAGCTATCGGCAGCACATCCGCAGCTGGAATCTGTCATTCCTTCACCAGTGATGGTCGTTGTGTATCTCTTTTAAAATTATTATTTACAAATGCTTGTATTTTCGATTGTCATTATTGCATCAACAGAAAATCTAATTCGATTCCTCGAGCTACATTTACACCACAGGAAGTTGCAGATTTAACGATGGATTTTTATATGCGCAATTATATTGAAGGGCTTTTTCTAAGCTCTGCTATTATAAAAAACGTTGATTACACAAGCGAACTATTGATCAAAACATTAAAGATTTTACGTTATGAAAAAGGCTTCAAAGGCTATATCCATGTTAAAGCCATTCCTGGAGCAGATGAAAATTTGATTGAGGAGTTAGGTTTTTTAGCCGATCGAATGAGTGTCAATGTCGAACTGCCTTCCAGAGAAAGTCTTAAACTATTAGCTCCTGATAAAGATCCATTTGCTTTATACAAGCCAATGAAACAAATCACACATAAGAAAAAAGAATTGTCACAAGTTCCTACTTTACGAAAACCTGCTTCTTTTGTTCCAGCTGGTCAATCTACTCAAATGATCATCGGAGCTTCTCCAGAAAGTGATCACTCAATCGTAAAGATTGCTGAAAATCTTTATAAACAGTATGAATTAAAGAGAGTCTATTACTCTGCTTATATCCCTGTAAATAAAGATTCTTTATTACCTGCAATCACAACTGAGCCCCCGTTATTAAGAGAGCATCGCTTGTATCAAGCAGATTGGTTGTTACGATTTTATCATTTTTCCGCTGATGAAATCTTGTCCGAAAATAAGCCTAATTTCAATTTATATCTCGATCCTAAAGCCAATTGGGCTGTTCAAAATTATGATCAGTTTCCAATTGATGTTCAAACGGCTTCTTATGAGCAGTTATTACGAATTCCTGGGATTGGTCCTAAAAGTGCCCTTAATATTCTAAAGGCTAGAAAATATTATCGATTACACCTCTCTGATTTGAAAAAATTGGGCGTAGTAATCAAGCGAGCCCAATATTTTATCAGTTGTAACGGTGCTTGTCAGCCTGGACTAGTAAATGATCCGGAATGGATCATCTCGTCTCTAATTTCATCGCGCCAATACGAGACTTTAAAAAAAGTAAACAGCCAGTCACGACAAGAACAGTTATCGTTATTTGATGTTGAACGTTTTGAAACAAATAAACGAAAGGAATCCCGTTATGCAAATTGAAGAAACCGACGAAATTTGGGAATATGATGGCAGTTTTTATGGATTTCTGACAATAGTCTACCAAGCATTTTCAAAAAAAACATTTCCTGAAATCATCTTAACCCCAAAAACTGCTGTAGAAAGCTTGTTTGTTAGTTCTTGGATCAATACAGATGAATCTTTAGCTCAAAAAATGTATGAAAGACTGACCAAACGATTGAGAAAAGAAAATGTTCAGTTTATTATTGATGGATTTTATTGCTCATTAAAAGAAAAAGACCGGTGTTTGTTAGATGCTATTCAAATCGCATTAGAGTCAAAAGACTTATTGACAAACCATTTGGGACATCCTTCAATTTTAGCATTGGAAAAATCTTTAAAAGCGTTGTTTGGTGAAGTTCATTTATTTAAAGGGTTTGTTCGGTTTGAATACATAGGAACTTTACTTTATAGTTCTATTGCACCTAAACATTTTTCATTGCCTTACTTATGCCCTCACTTCGCTCAAAGATATCCGCAAGAAACCATCATGATCTACGATGAAACACATCGATTACTTGGTATTATTAAACAAGGACATATACGTTTTATTGAAAACAGCAATCCGCCACCATTTAGTACTAGAGAATCTGAACAAGATATTCAGGAAAATTGGCGTACCTTTCTCCAAGCAGTCACTATTCAAGAACGTAAAAATGAGCGAACTCAATTGTCCCATTTACCGAAACGATACCGTGGACATATGGTTGATTTCCAATAATTTTGGACTAAAAAAGATGATGGTACAAACTTTGACAAGCTTTGTACACATCATCTGAAATTAAAGTAAATGATTTAGTCTTTAGTCTATTCTAAGATGGATTTTTTTTACAATCAGTTTGTCTGATAAATGAGATTGGTTACTCTGTTCTCCAATCACTTCAGCAAAAATATTCGTCCGGTCTTCTTTTTTTTGTAAATGATAATCGATTTTTCCAGTCTCATTCAATTCATTCATCATTTCACTATAGTCGTCTGATTCAGCTTTTCTAGTAATAAAACCTAATGATACTAAGTGATCATCTAAATTTTTAGTAGACATTAATGAACCAAAAGCAATTTTTTGACGAATTGCCTGGTTTAATTGAGCTATTTTTATGTCTTGACCTTGCCCAGCCTTTTTTTTCTTAATCAATGCTTCATATTGTTCAGCAGACAACATAACGCCGGCAACTTTTTTTCTATTATAAATATAGACACCAGTATTTGTTTCTTTTGCTGTTTCAAAGATTGTCATAGGCGACTGTTTTACATCTGTAATTGAAAATGCTACATCTTGTTTCACTTTATTGTTCATTTGGCAACTCCCTTTCCAAATGATTATATCATACAGATTTTTGGTGTGAAGTGCTTTTTCATTTTTTCACCCCTTAATCAGTATATAGCAGCAAAAATAAACAGAAAACAGTCCCCTACATTATTGCATTGACATAATACGCCTTTCAATTCGTTGCTTTTACTTAATTCCTTTAAAACCAATGTCCTTACGATAAAATGTTCCTTTTGTATCGACAGCTTTCAAAACATCGTAAACTGCTTTTTGTGCTTCTTTTAACGTTTTCCCACTAGACTCGACAAGATAAATACGTCCGCCATTTGAAACAAACTGAGCATTTTCTTCTTTTACACCTGCATAATAAATCTGCCCTGTTTCTAAATCCGAAAAGTCAGGAAGCTGACAGCCTCTTCTATAAAAATTTGGGTAGCCTTCAGCTGCTACAACTACTCCTAAACTGTAGCCATTTTGTTTCCATTTGATTTGGGGCTCTTTGCCTTTTAGTAAATCGTCAATAATTTGGGCAAAATCACTTTCTAAACGTTGCAATACGACTTGTGTTTCTGGGTCCCCAAAGCGGGCATTGAATTCAATGACTTTAGGCCCACTTTCTGTCACAATCAATCCAGCATACAAAACACCTGTAAAAGCTCTACCTTCTTCTACCATTCCTTTGGCTGTCGGTTTTACAATTGTTTCTATTGCCTCTTTGACTATTTCATCTGAAATCTGGGGTACCGGACTATATGCACCCATTCCGCCAGTATTTGGGCCAAGATCATTTTCGTAAACACGTTTATGGTCCTGAGCAATCACCATAGGATAAACTTCTTGACCTCGAACAAAAGCTAGTAAGGAAAATTCTTCTCCAAACAGGAATTCTTCAACAACAACTTTAGCGCCACTTGCACCAAACTTGTTTTTTTCAAGCATCTCTTTTAGCGCTTTAATTGCTTCCTCATCAGTTTGTGCAACTACAACGCCCTTTCCAGCTGCTAAACCATCTGCTTTGATAACGATTGGTGCACCTTTTTTCACTACATAAGCTTGTGCCTTTGCAAAATCAGAAAATGTTTGATGTTCTGCTGTGGGAACCTGATATTTATTCATAATATCTTTAGCAAAATCTTTAGAGCCTTCAATTTCTGCCGCTGCTTTGACTGGTCCAAATGCTAATAAACCAGCATCTGTAAAGTCATCTATAATGCCATTTAGTAACGGGATCTCGGGTCCTACAAATGTCCAATCAACCCCATTTTCCTGAGCAAATTTAATCAAGGCAGGATGATCATTTTCTGCAATATCTACTAACGTAATCCCGTCATTTTTCATACCTGCATTTCCTTTAGCACAGTAAACAGTTCTAACTTTAGGACTTTGAATCAACTTTTGTGCGATGACGTGTTCTCTGCCTCCGCTTCCAATAACTAAAATAGTTAAACCCATCGAATTCTCCTTTTAATGTCTAAAATGTCTAATGTCGGTAAATATCATCGCTATCCCATATTTGTCAGCCATATCAATCGATTCTTGGTCTTTGATACTTCCACCAGGTTGAACAATTGCTTTAATTCCATTTTTCCCAGCATATTCAACACTATCTCCCATCGGAAAAAATGCATCACTGGCTAAGACCGCACCATTGACTTTTGCTCCTGCTTGTTTGATAGCAATTTCAACAGAACCAACACGATTCATTTGCCCTGCACCAATTCCTAATGTTTGGTGACTATTTGCAACAACAATCGCGTTACTTTTCACATGTTTGACCGTTTTCCAGGAAAATTCTAACGCGTTTAACTCATCTATTGTAGGTCGTCTTTTGGTTACAACATGCCAATTCTCTGATTTTTCTTTAACTATATCTTGATTTTGAATAAGTAATCCGCCTAAAACAGAAACTTTTTCATCTTCTATAGCTTGATCTTTCTGAGAGAAATCTAGCGTCATCAAACGAAGATTTTTTTTAGCACTTAAAAGGGTGAATGCTTCTACTGAAAAGCTTGGTGCAATAATGATCTCAAGAAATAACTGATGCATTTTCTCTGCAACATCTTTATCAACCTCACGGTTCAAAACAATGATTCCGCCAAAAATAGAGACAGGATCCGCTTCATAAGCATACTGATAGGCTTCATTGATCGTTTCACCAATACCAATTCCACAAGGATTCATATGTTTGACTGCTACAACTGCTGGCTGATCAAATTCTCTAGAAATACGTATAGCTGCATCAGCATCTTTGATATTATTGTAAGATAATTCTTTGCCATGAAGTTGTTTAGCATTAGCAATCGAAAAATCAACTGGAATTGCGTTTTGATAAAAAGCTGCGTTTTGATGACTATTCTCACCATATCGCAAAACTTGTTTTAAATCGTATGTCAAAGTCAAAGACTCGGGTTCCTTCTCACCTACTGCTTCTGTCAAATATTCTGCAATCATAGCATCATATCCTGCAGTGTGCCTAAAAACTTTTGCAGCTAATTTTTGTCTCGTTGCAAAGGTTGTCTCCCCTGTTTTAGAAAGTTCAGCTAATAATTGATCATAATCCATAGGATCAACAACAACCGTCACAAACTGATGATTTTTTGCAGCACTTCTTAACATACTCGGCCCGCCAATATCAATATTTTCAATTGCTTGTTCTTGTGTTGTTTCCTCTTTCAAAATCGTTTCTTTAAACGGGTATAAGTTCACACAAACAAAGTCTATTGGCTGAATACCATTTGCTTCCATCTCTTTTACATGACTCATCACATCCCGACGGCCCAATAAACCACCATGAATTTTAGGATGCAATGTTTTCACACGACCATCCAGCATTTCTGGAAACTCGGTGACCTCTTCGATGGAGATTGTTGGAATCCCTTCTGCTTCAAGTGTAGATTTCGTCCCTCCTGTAGAAATGA is a genomic window of Enterococcus haemoperoxidus ATCC BAA-382 containing:
- a CDS encoding TIGR03915 family putative DNA repair protein produces the protein MQIEETDEIWEYDGSFYGFLTIVYQAFSKKTFPEIILTPKTAVESLFVSSWINTDESLAQKMYERLTKRLRKENVQFIIDGFYCSLKEKDRCLLDAIQIALESKDLLTNHLGHPSILALEKSLKALFGEVHLFKGFVRFEYIGTLLYSSIAPKHFSLPYLCPHFAQRYPQETIMIYDETHRLLGIIKQGHIRFIENSNPPPFSTRESEQDIQENWRTFLQAVTIQERKNERTQLSHLPKRYRGHMVDFQ
- the purD gene encoding phosphoribosylamine--glycine ligase; amino-acid sequence: MGLTILVIGSGGREHVIAQKLIQSPKVRTVYCAKGNAGMKNDGITLVDIAENDHPALIKFAQENGVDWTFVGPEIPLLNGIIDDFTDAGLLAFGPVKAAAEIEGSKDFAKDIMNKYQVPTAEHQTFSDFAKAQAYVVKKGAPIVIKADGLAAGKGVVVAQTDEEAIKALKEMLEKNKFGASGAKVVVEEFLFGEEFSLLAFVRGQEVYPMVIAQDHKRVYENDLGPNTGGMGAYSPVPQISDEIVKEAIETIVKPTAKGMVEEGRAFTGVLYAGLIVTESGPKVIEFNARFGDPETQVVLQRLESDFAQIIDDLLKGKEPQIKWKQNGYSLGVVVAAEGYPNFYRRGCQLPDFSDLETGQIYYAGVKEENAQFVSNGGRIYLVESSGKTLKEAQKAVYDVLKAVDTKGTFYRKDIGFKGIK
- a CDS encoding DUF1361 domain-containing protein, with the translated sequence MLFVARNYHFMALNVLLGYIPLELSFHYKKVNNQLFLLLGILWLLFYPNAPYLFTDFFHLENLSIYQGMNQIFGQSLSAWFSFSLLTVGICVYGLLGMATVFTTLNECFQRNILNKKWQGFLFIMIVNVLSSLAIFVGRFDRLHSVHLLTKPIQTLQIIFFNWSVNKVLFILLFTGMQFLLLAAIFGLKGLRLVDEGEM
- a CDS encoding type II toxin-antitoxin system Phd/YefM family antitoxin, producing the protein MNNKVKQDVAFSITDVKQSPMTIFETAKETNTGVYIYNRKKVAGVMLSAEQYEALIKKKKAGQGQDIKIAQLNQAIRQKIAFGSLMSTKNLDDHLVSLGFITRKAESDDYSEMMNELNETGKIDYHLQKKEDRTNIFAEVIGEQSNQSHLSDKLIVKKIHLRID
- a CDS encoding Cof-type HAD-IIB family hydrolase — translated: MKKLIAIDLDGTTLNGQSLISETTEKALKNAMKHGHYVSIVTGRPYRMSGQFYRQLDLATPMVNFNGALVHMPEKQWADEKETGIQRDLVFDILAQKKALNLDFVAAENKETFYIDSLDYFDSAFFASEATPSNLLTAKNLITDPTSMMVRTSKDQAAFVSDSLMKQYGDYVDVRTWGGPTPILEIVSKGIQKAKGVEQVAKYLDVKRSDIIAFGDEHNDEEMLDYVGWGVAMKNATDKIKAVANDVTEKTNDEDGLADYLEQYLELNKQ
- a CDS encoding putative DNA modification/repair radical SAM protein, which codes for MDLSRKIEILAESAKYDVSCSSSGVMNNTRQGAIGSTSAAGICHSFTSDGRCVSLLKLLFTNACIFDCHYCINRKSNSIPRATFTPQEVADLTMDFYMRNYIEGLFLSSAIIKNVDYTSELLIKTLKILRYEKGFKGYIHVKAIPGADENLIEELGFLADRMSVNVELPSRESLKLLAPDKDPFALYKPMKQITHKKKELSQVPTLRKPASFVPAGQSTQMIIGASPESDHSIVKIAENLYKQYELKRVYYSAYIPVNKDSLLPAITTEPPLLREHRLYQADWLLRFYHFSADEILSENKPNFNLYLDPKANWAVQNYDQFPIDVQTASYEQLLRIPGIGPKSALNILKARKYYRLHLSDLKKLGVVIKRAQYFISCNGACQPGLVNDPEWIISSLISSRQYETLKKVNSQSRQEQLSLFDVERFETNKRKESRYAN
- the purH gene encoding bifunctional phosphoribosylaminoimidazolecarboxamide formyltransferase/IMP cyclohydrolase, whose amino-acid sequence is MTKKRALISVSDKTGIIAFAKGLVELGVEIISTGGTKSTLEAEGIPTISIEEVTEFPEMLDGRVKTLHPKIHGGLLGRRDVMSHVKEMEANGIQPIDFVCVNLYPFKETILKEETTQEQAIENIDIGGPSMLRSAAKNHQFVTVVVDPMDYDQLLAELSKTGETTFATRQKLAAKVFRHTAGYDAMIAEYLTEAVGEKEPESLTLTYDLKQVLRYGENSHQNAAFYQNAIPVDFSIANAKQLHGKELSYNNIKDADAAIRISREFDQPAVVAVKHMNPCGIGIGETINEAYQYAYEADPVSIFGGIIVLNREVDKDVAEKMHQLFLEIIIAPSFSVEAFTLLSAKKNLRLMTLDFSQKDQAIEDEKVSVLGGLLIQNQDIVKEKSENWHVVTKRRPTIDELNALEFSWKTVKHVKSNAIVVANSHQTLGIGAGQMNRVGSVEIAIKQAGAKVNGAVLASDAFFPMGDSVEYAGKNGIKAIVQPGGSIKDQESIDMADKYGIAMIFTDIRHFRH
- a CDS encoding 5'-nucleotidase C-terminal domain-containing protein — encoded protein: MKKWQSSLLTVLFTIGGISGSVVGTSKLADAQTVNDIENSNQLVEQQSQEEKIPFQILGINDFHGALNTTGSFFDDEGNKTANAGTASLLASYLNRAQKQFETADKGAQTIRVQAGDMVGASPASSGLLQDEPTIKVLNQMNFSVGTLGNHEFDEGLQEFNRIMIGEKPKNDPYGILMDYPREASKTEIVIGNVVKKGTEEIPFGWKPYTIKEVGTENNKVKVGFIGVVTTEIPNLVLKEHYEAYDFLNEAETIAYYSNILQEKEKVKAIVVLAHVPATSKENKVNGEAGEIMNKVAEIYPENSVDAFFAAHNHQYTNGVVNKTRVVQSTAQGKGYIDLQGTLDPETKDFVDVPKAKVLPVDPGVKDAPKLDEKVETTVKDAEKRVAEVTNKKIGTAKENGAITREVNESKESPLGNLITDGQVAMAKAQGIDADFAMTNNGGIRADLAVGENRDITWGAAQAVQPFGNIMQVVEMTGAQVEQVLNEQYDEEGRYFLQISGLSYTYVATKDKNQPFKVQDMYKKDGTPIQTGQTYLVVINDFLFGGGDGFSGFTGGKLVNAIKPDTETFVGYIESKEASGELIEASIENRKKLIDPSSPIDPGAPDSKEAEDKIKKATIFDPLYEDDELLRGVTLPNATILLYDGEFPQTNARTTELPDADLAGHADSEGRIKIDVTSLKLNEKKQLTALVLDEEKNKMAFPIEILARKEAILITSNTKELPETGAKKELPKTGEQQSSHAILAGTMAISTCVVVILKRKIL